The Erythrobacter sp. F6033 genome window below encodes:
- the putA gene encoding bifunctional proline dehydrogenase/L-glutamate gamma-semialdehyde dehydrogenase PutA, giving the protein MTTNALPDNTAHFLDRAELRRAYRAEEEACIAQRIEQAAPARKVADAAADLAIDLINGARAQKASGVDAFLQQYGLDTEEGIALMCLAEALLRVPDEETADALIRDKIGEIEWGDHLGESSSTFVNAATFSLMLTGEVLERPEEHQKGMGRVLKGTMNRLGEPVIRKATLQAMRILGGQFVFGRTIGEALKRAKPERAKGLTHSFDMLGEAAMTFADAARYASAYEGAIDRLASEAKGGVGPSPGISVKLSALHPKYGYLHAEEARQDIVPIVKRLAMKARDADIHFTLDAEEAERLEVSLDIIETLVSDDQLFTREDGSRWDGFGLAIQAYQKRGVPLCDWVAKLARRHGRKLFVRLVKGAYWDSEIKVSQVGGYTDYPVFTRKLATDVSYLACAARLFEHDDVIRPAFATHNAYTVAAVKEMAKGRGFEFQRLHGMGEEVFDALGKIEGNDRTPVRIYAPVGGHKELLAYLVRRLLENGANTSFVNRMGDADIPASELVGDPVEELAAMSPRRNTAIPLPRDILGERVNSAGVDLSDPLVLGPLQERLKRLESIQWRAEPTFPAEEPGEIAPITMPHDLTAEVGTRRDATAEEVDAAFARAEAIQPGWDALGGEARALLLEEAANQFEAHTDEFLSLCQREAGKTLLDGVAELREAVDFLRYYAAEARRQFDEPLYLPGPTGEENTLRMHGRGVFATISPWNFPLAIFTGMASAALAAGNAVITKPAEQTPLTAALAVKLMHDAGIPPEALQLLPGAGEVGQLITSDPRIAGVAFTGSTETARLINQSLAGRDGPIATLIAETGGQNAMIVDSSALPEQVVRDVLASAFQSAGQRCSALRVLYLQDDVADEMLEMIRGGFEALHVGDPADLATDVGPVIDPDAQAALERHVARSIASERNVTRCFMPEGTDKGCYVAPTIIEVDSILDLNRENFGPVLHVARFKSEELSQVIEDINATGYGLTLGLHSRIAATRRFVQARAKVGNFYVNRNQIGAIVESQPFGGEGLSGTGPKAGGPNYLARFATERVTCIDTTAAGGNATLLAS; this is encoded by the coding sequence GTGACCACGAACGCATTGCCAGACAACACCGCCCATTTCCTCGACCGCGCAGAGTTGCGCCGCGCTTATCGCGCCGAAGAGGAAGCGTGCATCGCGCAGCGCATCGAACAGGCCGCGCCCGCGCGAAAGGTGGCGGATGCTGCGGCTGATCTGGCGATTGATCTGATCAATGGTGCCCGCGCGCAAAAGGCGAGCGGCGTGGATGCGTTCTTGCAACAATACGGCCTCGATACCGAAGAGGGCATCGCGCTGATGTGTCTCGCCGAAGCCTTGCTGCGCGTGCCAGATGAAGAGACCGCCGATGCTCTGATCCGCGACAAGATCGGCGAGATCGAATGGGGCGATCATCTGGGCGAAAGCTCATCGACATTCGTGAACGCTGCGACGTTCTCCCTGATGCTGACCGGCGAAGTTCTGGAACGTCCCGAGGAACACCAGAAGGGCATGGGCCGCGTGCTGAAAGGCACGATGAACCGTCTGGGCGAACCTGTAATTCGCAAAGCGACTTTGCAGGCGATGCGCATTCTCGGCGGGCAGTTCGTCTTTGGCCGGACTATCGGCGAAGCGCTCAAACGCGCCAAGCCGGAACGCGCAAAAGGCCTTACCCATTCGTTTGACATGCTGGGCGAAGCGGCGATGACATTCGCCGATGCCGCGCGCTATGCATCTGCGTATGAAGGCGCGATTGATCGTTTGGCGAGCGAAGCGAAAGGCGGGGTTGGCCCGTCACCGGGTATCTCGGTCAAATTGTCGGCGCTGCACCCGAAATACGGCTATCTCCACGCCGAAGAAGCGCGGCAGGACATCGTGCCGATCGTCAAACGTCTCGCGATGAAAGCCCGCGATGCGGATATTCACTTTACGCTCGATGCCGAGGAAGCAGAACGGCTTGAGGTTTCGCTCGACATTATCGAGACGCTCGTCAGTGATGATCAACTGTTCACTCGCGAAGACGGATCGCGTTGGGACGGGTTCGGCCTTGCGATCCAAGCCTATCAGAAACGCGGCGTGCCGCTGTGTGATTGGGTGGCCAAACTCGCGCGGCGGCATGGGCGCAAGCTGTTCGTGCGGCTTGTCAAAGGCGCTTATTGGGATAGCGAGATCAAGGTCAGCCAGGTCGGCGGATACACCGATTATCCGGTCTTCACGCGCAAGCTGGCCACCGACGTATCCTACCTCGCCTGCGCGGCTCGCCTGTTCGAGCATGACGACGTGATCCGCCCGGCCTTTGCGACGCACAACGCCTACACCGTGGCCGCTGTGAAAGAGATGGCGAAGGGGCGGGGCTTTGAGTTCCAGCGCCTCCACGGCATGGGCGAAGAAGTCTTCGATGCTCTCGGCAAGATCGAGGGCAATGATCGCACGCCTGTGCGCATCTACGCGCCCGTTGGCGGACACAAAGAATTGCTCGCCTATCTCGTGCGCCGCTTGCTCGAAAACGGAGCCAATACCAGCTTTGTAAACCGCATGGGCGACGCCGATATTCCGGCCAGCGAATTGGTTGGCGATCCGGTCGAAGAACTCGCCGCAATGTCGCCGCGCCGCAACACCGCCATTCCGCTGCCGCGCGATATTCTTGGAGAGCGCGTCAACAGCGCCGGAGTCGATCTGTCCGATCCGCTGGTGCTTGGCCCGCTTCAGGAGCGTTTGAAGCGTCTGGAAAGCATTCAATGGCGCGCTGAACCAACCTTCCCCGCCGAAGAACCCGGCGAAATCGCGCCGATCACAATGCCGCATGACCTCACGGCTGAGGTCGGCACCCGCCGCGATGCGACCGCAGAGGAAGTGGACGCCGCATTCGCCCGCGCCGAAGCGATCCAGCCGGGCTGGGACGCATTGGGCGGAGAAGCGCGCGCGTTGTTGCTGGAAGAAGCCGCCAACCAGTTCGAAGCGCATACCGACGAGTTTCTATCTCTTTGCCAGCGCGAAGCGGGAAAGACTCTGCTCGATGGCGTGGCCGAACTGCGCGAAGCGGTCGACTTTCTGCGGTATTACGCCGCAGAGGCGCGCCGCCAGTTTGACGAGCCGCTTTATCTGCCCGGCCCGACCGGTGAGGAAAACACGCTTCGCATGCACGGCCGCGGCGTTTTCGCCACGATCAGCCCGTGGAATTTCCCGCTCGCGATCTTCACCGGCATGGCCTCGGCTGCACTCGCGGCGGGCAATGCCGTGATCACCAAACCAGCGGAGCAAACCCCGCTCACTGCGGCGCTTGCCGTGAAGCTGATGCATGATGCGGGTATCCCGCCAGAGGCACTGCAACTGCTGCCCGGTGCAGGCGAAGTGGGTCAGCTCATCACGTCCGATCCCCGCATCGCTGGCGTCGCTTTTACCGGCTCGACCGAGACGGCCCGCCTGATCAACCAATCGCTCGCTGGACGCGACGGGCCGATTGCGACTTTGATCGCGGAAACCGGCGGCCAAAATGCGATGATAGTCGATTCATCGGCGCTGCCCGAGCAGGTCGTGCGCGATGTTCTGGCGAGCGCATTCCAGTCGGCGGGTCAGCGGTGCTCGGCATTGCGTGTGCTGTATCTGCAAGATGACGTCGCCGATGAAATGCTGGAGATGATCCGCGGCGGATTCGAGGCCCTGCATGTCGGCGATCCGGCGGACCTCGCCACCGATGTCGGCCCTGTGATTGATCCGGACGCACAAGCCGCGCTTGAACGCCATGTCGCACGCAGCATCGCTTCCGAGCGTAACGTAACGCGTTGCTTCATGCCTGAAGGCACCGACAAAGGCTGCTACGTCGCGCCGACCATTATCGAGGTGGATTCGATCCTCGATCTGAACCGTGAAAACTTCGGCCCTGTCCTGCATGTGGCGCGGTTCAAATCCGAAGAGCTGAGTCAGGTCATCGAAGATATCAACGCGACCGGATACGGCCTGACGCTTGGCCTGCACAGTCGCATCGCCGCCACGCGCCGCTTTGTTCAGGCCCGCGCGAAAGTCGGCAATTTCTACGTCAACCGCAACCAAATTGGGGCGATTGTCGAAAGCCAGCCATTCGGCGGCGAAGGCTTGTCCGGCACCGGTCCCAAAGCGGGCGGCCCGAACTATCTCGCCCGTTTTGCAACCGAGCGCGTGACCTGCATCGACACAACAGCGGCGGGCGGCAACGCCACTCTGCTCGCGAGCTAA
- a CDS encoding PaaI family thioesterase, with protein MSRPGFDNEQQVLDYMKRIAVGRSGFSSFLELEPVRCWEGVAEIEMDVRPEMTQHHGFAHGAIVGLMADNACAWAASSAVGDVVTGSYTINFLAPAKGAKLRSKGSVVKAGKRQVVVRADVWSEDGGSDPVLVAVAQATIVPTGIATSKAS; from the coding sequence ATGTCCAGACCCGGTTTCGATAATGAACAGCAAGTGCTCGATTATATGAAAAGGATCGCAGTCGGGCGGTCTGGGTTCAGCAGCTTTCTGGAGCTTGAGCCGGTTCGTTGCTGGGAGGGGGTGGCCGAGATCGAGATGGATGTTCGGCCGGAAATGACTCAGCATCACGGCTTTGCTCACGGTGCCATCGTCGGATTGATGGCTGATAATGCCTGCGCATGGGCGGCCAGTTCCGCTGTCGGCGATGTGGTGACGGGCAGCTACACGATCAATTTCCTCGCCCCGGCAAAGGGCGCAAAGCTGCGGTCCAAAGGCAGCGTTGTGAAAGCGGGCAAGCGGCAGGTCGTCGTGCGCGCGGATGTGTGGTCAGAAGACGGAGGCAGCGATCCAGTGCTTGTCGCGGTGGCTCAAGCGACCATCGTGCCGACTGGCATAGCGACTTCGAAAGCGAGCTGA
- a CDS encoding helix-turn-helix domain-containing protein has protein sequence MNPLELSTSPCPVGRASRILGDRWVILIVREAFLGATRFEEFLPNTGINRAALTSRLTALVEHGILERDPPEGRRAEYKLTEAGRELAPVMGAMREWGDKWLFDGKGRTKEKQ, from the coding sequence ATGAACCCGCTCGAGCTTTCCACGTCTCCCTGTCCCGTTGGCCGGGCGTCGCGCATTCTCGGGGACCGATGGGTCATTCTGATTGTGCGCGAAGCATTTTTAGGAGCGACACGGTTTGAAGAATTTCTGCCCAATACCGGCATCAATCGCGCCGCGCTGACATCGCGCCTTACCGCTCTGGTCGAGCATGGAATTCTGGAACGCGACCCTCCCGAAGGACGCCGCGCCGAGTACAAACTGACAGAGGCTGGCCGCGAGCTGGCCCCCGTTATGGGCGCGATGCGCGAATGGGGTGATAAATGGCTGTTTGATGGCAAAGGACGGACGAAAGAGAAGCAATGA
- the dcd gene encoding dCTP deaminase yields MAILSDKWIREQAQTNGMIEPFEEAQRRDGVISYGLSSYGYDARVAPEFKIFTNVNSATVDPKKFDANSLVDRETDVCIIPPNSFALARTVEYFRVPEDVLVICLGKSTYARCGIIVNVTPLEPGWEGHVTLEFSNTTPLPAKIYANEGACQFLFLKGNERCETSYKDRAGKYMGQRGVTLPRL; encoded by the coding sequence ATGGCTATTCTTTCAGACAAATGGATTCGTGAGCAGGCTCAAACCAACGGCATGATTGAGCCGTTTGAGGAAGCGCAGCGCCGCGATGGTGTGATCTCTTACGGGCTCAGCTCATACGGGTACGACGCGCGGGTTGCGCCAGAGTTCAAGATTTTCACCAATGTGAACTCTGCGACGGTCGATCCAAAGAAATTCGACGCAAACAGCCTCGTTGATCGCGAAACCGATGTCTGCATCATCCCGCCCAACTCCTTTGCTCTGGCACGCACCGTCGAGTATTTCCGCGTACCCGAAGACGTGCTGGTCATCTGCCTAGGCAAAAGCACCTATGCGCGCTGCGGTATCATCGTGAATGTCACCCCGCTTGAGCCGGGCTGGGAAGGCCACGTGACGCTGGAATTTTCCAACACCACGCCGCTGCCTGCAAAAATCTACGCCAATGAAGGCGCGTGCCAGTTTCTGTTCCTGAAAGGGAACGAGCGCTGCGAGACCAGCTACAAAGACCGCGCGGGCAAATATATGGGCCAGCGCGGGGTGACGCTGCCACGGTTGTAG
- a CDS encoding helix-turn-helix domain-containing protein, which translates to MLVIATALTRALANHTANRSLAILLVVLVGTLTPWAIGFAGFYDRWQWLSFAPFSHPLAVAPLFYFYLFALVHGRLPGRLSLHLAAPIIFGAVMVISFLLPADAKSTWARISSGGFDIVVSLGIVVGFAMYGRLSWLLLRRYRVWLASERSDDDRFAARWLQNILIGGAALLAVWAVYEVTNAVIGLSYRGLMGLYIVIAILGTALAIEGWRHAHLPFPSMPFGLDAGLQEDKQAEPRPTLVKDANRWVEQIRQDRLYEDPEISLARAARHLGTNQSYLSRAVNEQFGMNWSALINGMRSEAVAERLAVDASADILRTALECGFNSKASFNRSFRAHHGMTPSAFRRETSQNA; encoded by the coding sequence ATGCTGGTCATCGCAACCGCCCTAACCCGAGCTTTGGCAAACCACACCGCGAACCGGTCACTCGCGATCTTACTCGTCGTTTTGGTTGGGACACTTACGCCATGGGCAATAGGGTTCGCTGGTTTTTATGATCGCTGGCAATGGCTCAGCTTCGCCCCCTTCTCACATCCTCTAGCGGTCGCCCCGCTGTTCTATTTCTATCTGTTCGCGCTCGTCCATGGCCGGCTTCCGGGAAGGCTCAGCCTCCATCTTGCCGCCCCGATTATATTCGGCGCTGTGATGGTGATCAGTTTCCTGCTGCCTGCTGATGCGAAATCGACCTGGGCGCGCATTTCCTCTGGCGGGTTCGACATTGTGGTCTCTCTCGGCATTGTCGTTGGCTTTGCAATGTACGGGCGTTTGAGCTGGCTGTTGCTCCGCCGCTACCGCGTGTGGCTGGCGAGTGAGCGGAGCGACGATGACCGTTTTGCAGCGCGTTGGCTCCAGAACATTCTGATCGGCGGTGCTGCGCTTTTGGCAGTATGGGCTGTTTACGAAGTGACCAATGCTGTGATCGGGCTTAGCTATCGCGGTCTGATGGGCCTGTATATCGTAATCGCTATCCTAGGCACGGCGCTTGCAATCGAGGGCTGGCGCCATGCGCATTTGCCGTTCCCCTCGATGCCCTTCGGCCTAGATGCAGGCTTGCAAGAGGACAAACAGGCCGAGCCTCGCCCGACTCTCGTGAAAGACGCCAACCGCTGGGTTGAACAAATCCGCCAAGATCGCCTTTACGAAGATCCAGAAATCTCGCTTGCCCGCGCCGCACGGCATCTTGGAACGAACCAGTCCTACCTCTCACGTGCGGTGAATGAGCAGTTCGGAATGAACTGGTCCGCTCTGATCAATGGGATGCGGAGCGAAGCGGTCGCAGAGCGGCTTGCCGTGGATGCATCTGCCGATATTCTCCGCACGGCGTTGGAGTGCGGCTTCAATTCCAAAGCCAGCTTCAACCGCTCCTTCCGGGCGCACCATGGCATGACACCATCTGCCTTCAGGCGCGAAACGTCTCAGAACGCATAA
- a CDS encoding saccharopine dehydrogenase NADP-binding domain-containing protein: MATPEFDIIIYGSTGYTGRLVAEYLDQHYGNRDDGPKWAMAGRSQEKLEAVRDEIGAPADTPLVVADADDMASLEAMCHRTKVVLTTVGPYQLYGDNLVAACVTTGTDYADLSGEPAWMAEKIAEHEENAKKSGARICFSSGFDSIPFDLGVLMTQKEAQKRWGMPAPKIRGRVRAMAGTFSGGTAASLGATMKAMAKNPSLINVMRSPFALTPGFEGPSQPSGMIPAYEKDLDKWAAPFVMAPINTKNVHRTNFLLGHPYGEDFQYDEMMLTSPGDAGKKMAEAATEMMKNPFGAKPPKPGEGPSKEERENGFYDVLFVADMPDGESLHYSVKGKYDPGYGSTSRMLSETGIALTESDAPGGIGTPGSFLGEALVKRLEEHADLKFTAEN; encoded by the coding sequence ATGGCTACCCCAGAATTTGACATCATCATCTACGGCTCGACCGGTTACACCGGCCGCCTCGTCGCCGAGTACCTTGATCAGCATTACGGCAACCGTGATGACGGCCCGAAATGGGCCATGGCTGGCCGCTCTCAGGAAAAACTGGAAGCCGTTCGCGATGAAATCGGCGCGCCTGCCGATACGCCTCTGGTGGTCGCCGATGCGGATGACATGGCTAGCCTCGAAGCGATGTGCCACCGCACCAAAGTCGTCCTGACCACTGTTGGCCCATACCAGCTTTACGGCGACAATCTCGTCGCGGCCTGCGTGACGACCGGCACCGATTACGCCGACCTTTCCGGCGAGCCTGCATGGATGGCGGAGAAGATCGCCGAGCATGAAGAGAACGCCAAGAAATCGGGTGCGCGCATCTGCTTCTCCAGCGGGTTCGACTCGATTCCGTTCGATCTCGGCGTGTTGATGACGCAGAAGGAAGCGCAAAAGCGCTGGGGCATGCCTGCTCCGAAAATTCGTGGCCGCGTGCGCGCGATGGCGGGCACGTTCTCGGGCGGCACCGCAGCTAGCCTTGGCGCGACGATGAAGGCAATGGCGAAGAACCCGTCGCTCATCAATGTCATGCGCAGCCCGTTTGCTCTGACACCGGGTTTCGAAGGGCCAAGCCAGCCTTCGGGCATGATCCCCGCTTACGAGAAGGATCTGGACAAATGGGCCGCTCCGTTTGTGATGGCGCCGATCAATACAAAGAACGTCCACCGCACCAACTTCCTGCTGGGCCACCCTTACGGCGAAGACTTCCAGTATGATGAAATGATGCTCACCAGCCCCGGCGATGCGGGCAAGAAAATGGCTGAGGCTGCGACGGAAATGATGAAGAACCCGTTCGGTGCGAAACCGCCAAAACCGGGTGAAGGCCCGAGCAAGGAAGAGCGCGAGAACGGCTTTTACGATGTGCTGTTTGTCGCTGACATGCCCGATGGCGAGAGCCTGCATTACAGCGTCAAAGGCAAGTACGATCCGGGCTATGGCTCGACCAGCCGGATGCTGTCGGAAACCGGCATCGCGCTGACCGAAAGCGATGCGCCGGGCGGCATCGGGACACCGGGCTCATTCCTTGGCGAAGCTCTGGTCAAGCGGCTTGAAGAGCATGCCGATCTGAAATTCACCGCCGAAAACTAA
- a CDS encoding TonB-dependent receptor, whose protein sequence is MSTSPMKLIASRIAMTAVLAVAAAPALAEEAAQENQTESGAQDKDAPEDDLHSRAVDYQGNIIVSAAGLEQLDILAGTSVFEAEQIQRNLNGQIGEVLAKLPGVSATSFAPGSSRPVLRGFQGERVRVLVDGIGTADVSNTSVDHATSIDPLTAERIEVLRGPAVLLYGSQAIGGAVNVIDKRIPTRVPAEGFHLDALVAADTASDLRTAGASLDVPIGDNFVLHVDGSWRETGDLEIPGFQVGPELRAELLEEAAEEEAEGELEEAAEFREAANQEDVIPNSASETYTINGGFGVILGGSTFGASVGYYDTNYGVPTRPGAGHHHGEEGEEGEEEGEEEGEELVTIALQQVRADFKGDIALGDGFFSRLKLRAGYSDYTHTEFEGDEVGTTFDSESIEARLELTQNETGPSRGGFGIQYRHRDFFAEGAEAYVPPNVTDQFAVFGLQEFGKGPFQLELAARYETTSVEASTLGIERDFDTFSGAAGFIYEADEAFRAGVNLSRAERAPSAEELFSDGPHIATQAFEIGDVDLSTESAWGVEAFARGTVGGVTFSAAVFNQWFDDYIYLTETGLEEDDLPVFVYLQQDATYFGVEGEVSFPLFDTGNFGLIADFNGSYINAELGDGTNVPRIPPLSFLAGLEAQTNAFDVRGEVQWFAEQDQIAAFETPTSDFALVNFLVAWRPLANNENVFVQLSADNVFDVNGRRHASFTKDFVPLAGRNIRASVRLSF, encoded by the coding sequence ATGAGTACCTCTCCCATGAAATTGATCGCATCCCGCATTGCTATGACAGCGGTGCTTGCCGTGGCCGCCGCACCTGCGTTGGCCGAAGAAGCTGCGCAAGAGAACCAGACCGAAAGCGGTGCACAGGATAAGGACGCTCCGGAAGATGACCTGCACAGCCGCGCGGTTGATTATCAGGGCAATATCATCGTCAGCGCGGCTGGTCTTGAGCAGCTTGATATCCTCGCCGGAACCAGTGTTTTCGAAGCGGAGCAAATTCAACGCAACCTGAACGGTCAGATCGGCGAAGTGCTCGCCAAATTGCCCGGCGTTTCCGCAACCAGCTTTGCGCCCGGTTCTTCGCGCCCTGTCTTGCGCGGTTTCCAAGGTGAGCGGGTGCGCGTGCTTGTGGACGGGATCGGTACGGCTGACGTCTCCAACACCTCGGTTGACCACGCGACCTCGATCGATCCGCTGACCGCAGAACGGATCGAAGTCCTGCGCGGGCCGGCTGTGCTCCTCTATGGTTCGCAAGCCATTGGCGGCGCGGTCAATGTGATCGACAAACGCATCCCGACGCGCGTTCCGGCCGAAGGCTTTCACCTCGATGCCTTGGTGGCGGCAGACACCGCAAGCGACCTCCGCACCGCCGGTGCATCGCTTGACGTGCCGATCGGTGACAATTTCGTGCTGCATGTAGATGGCAGCTGGCGCGAAACTGGCGACCTTGAAATCCCCGGCTTTCAGGTAGGCCCTGAACTGCGGGCTGAACTGCTCGAAGAAGCCGCCGAAGAAGAAGCCGAGGGCGAGCTTGAAGAAGCGGCAGAGTTCCGTGAAGCTGCCAATCAGGAAGACGTCATTCCGAACTCGGCCAGCGAAACCTATACGATCAATGGCGGCTTTGGCGTCATTCTCGGAGGAAGCACGTTTGGAGCATCGGTCGGCTATTACGACACCAATTATGGCGTCCCGACCCGTCCGGGCGCTGGCCATCACCACGGTGAAGAAGGCGAAGAGGGCGAAGAAGAAGGTGAGGAGGAAGGCGAAGAGCTCGTCACCATCGCACTTCAGCAGGTCCGCGCTGATTTCAAAGGTGACATTGCATTGGGCGATGGGTTCTTCTCCCGTTTGAAACTGCGGGCGGGCTATTCCGATTACACCCACACCGAATTTGAAGGCGATGAGGTTGGCACCACCTTCGACAGCGAAAGCATCGAAGCGCGGCTTGAACTCACGCAAAACGAAACCGGCCCATCGCGCGGCGGATTTGGTATTCAGTACCGCCACCGTGATTTCTTTGCCGAAGGCGCCGAAGCGTATGTGCCGCCTAACGTCACCGATCAGTTCGCTGTTTTCGGCCTGCAGGAATTCGGCAAGGGGCCGTTCCAGTTGGAACTCGCTGCCCGCTATGAAACCACTTCTGTCGAAGCAAGCACGCTGGGTATCGAGCGCGATTTCGATACGTTCTCCGGTGCTGCTGGCTTCATCTACGAAGCTGACGAAGCATTCCGCGCTGGTGTCAACCTTTCTCGCGCCGAGCGTGCACCGAGTGCCGAAGAGCTGTTCTCCGACGGCCCGCATATCGCAACGCAGGCGTTTGAAATCGGCGATGTCGACCTGTCCACCGAAAGCGCATGGGGCGTAGAAGCCTTCGCTCGCGGCACAGTCGGCGGTGTCACCTTCAGCGCGGCTGTGTTCAACCAGTGGTTCGACGATTACATCTATCTCACCGAAACCGGCCTGGAGGAAGATGATCTTCCCGTGTTCGTCTATCTCCAACAGGATGCCACCTATTTCGGTGTCGAAGGCGAGGTTTCCTTTCCTTTGTTCGACACCGGCAATTTCGGCCTGATCGCCGATTTCAACGGCTCGTATATCAATGCCGAGCTTGGCGATGGCACCAACGTCCCGCGCATTCCACCGCTCAGCTTCCTCGCTGGTCTCGAAGCGCAAACCAATGCGTTTGACGTGCGCGGCGAAGTGCAGTGGTTTGCCGAACAGGACCAGATTGCCGCATTCGAAACACCGACTTCGGATTTTGCGCTCGTCAACTTCCTCGTCGCGTGGCGTCCGCTGGCGAACAATGAGAACGTGTTTGTCCAGCTTTCCGCCGACAACGTATTTGACGTGAATGGCCGCCGCCATGCGAGCTTTACGAAAGACTTTGTCCCGCTGGCTGGCCGTAACATCCGGGCGAGCGTTCGCCTTAGCTTCTGA
- a CDS encoding tetratricopeptide repeat protein, whose product MGLNIEEQKAVERFQKSVVEPSQTKLVILDFWAEWCGPCKALAPMLEKVAAEYADKGVILAKLDVDEEKFIASQFQVQSIPTVYAMFQGQPVADLTSARSESQLKQVLDQLLSQLPIQAGADGDAAPQGPSAEEVAQHIKLGEEALAAGDAEKAFGVFAQIIQFDNEHPGAIAGMIRSQIAMGQADEAEKMMEAIKSSPVYEKIKDEPAIVAANSALELAGTQVDDGELANLKSAADADGASMDAKLAYAEAAFAATQRDAAADTLLTMVQDDREWNEGAAKAKLLQIFEAVGLEDEWVVATRRRLSKILFG is encoded by the coding sequence ATGGGTCTGAACATCGAAGAACAAAAAGCCGTCGAACGTTTTCAGAAAAGCGTCGTCGAGCCGTCACAAACTAAACTGGTGATCCTCGATTTCTGGGCGGAATGGTGCGGGCCGTGCAAGGCGCTGGCGCCGATGCTGGAAAAGGTTGCTGCGGAATATGCCGATAAAGGCGTGATCCTGGCCAAGCTGGATGTCGATGAAGAAAAATTCATCGCCAGCCAGTTTCAGGTCCAGTCGATCCCGACGGTCTATGCCATGTTTCAAGGTCAACCTGTCGCCGACCTGACGAGTGCACGTAGCGAATCGCAGCTGAAACAGGTGCTCGATCAATTGCTGTCTCAACTGCCAATTCAGGCTGGCGCAGATGGTGATGCCGCGCCGCAAGGCCCGTCGGCCGAAGAGGTCGCACAGCATATCAAACTGGGCGAGGAGGCACTCGCCGCAGGCGATGCCGAAAAAGCCTTTGGCGTGTTTGCGCAGATCATTCAGTTCGACAATGAACATCCCGGTGCAATCGCCGGCATGATCCGTTCGCAGATCGCGATGGGCCAAGCGGACGAAGCCGAAAAAATGATGGAGGCCATCAAATCGAGCCCCGTCTACGAAAAAATCAAAGACGAACCGGCAATCGTCGCGGCCAATAGCGCGCTGGAACTGGCAGGAACGCAAGTCGATGATGGCGAACTGGCGAACCTGAAGAGCGCAGCCGATGCCGATGGAGCAAGCATGGACGCCAAGCTTGCCTATGCCGAAGCAGCCTTTGCTGCGACCCAACGTGATGCCGCTGCCGACACCTTGCTCACCATGGTTCAGGATGATCGTGAGTGGAATGAAGGGGCCGCGAAGGCCAAGCTTCTGCAGATTTTCGAAGCCGTTGGCCTCGAAGATGAATGGGTGGTCGCCACCCGCCGCCGTCTTTCCAAGATATTGTTCGGGTAA